From one Cytophagales bacterium genomic stretch:
- a CDS encoding type II toxin-antitoxin system VapC family toxin, which yields MSKIVIDTNIFVYAIDEDSKFFTKSQNFLLDTKYEQFTTSKNISEFLAVVTRGKFPIQIKDALSVVNDIKSSMNVLFPTLSSFSIFEELLSKYEPVGLKIHDFEIASIGLGNQISQVATFNRKDFVEIKEINLISLS from the coding sequence ATGAGTAAAATAGTTATAGATACAAATATTTTCGTTTATGCTATTGATGAGGACTCGAAGTTTTTTACAAAATCACAAAATTTCCTTCTTGATACAAAATATGAGCAATTTACGACTTCAAAAAATATCTCTGAATTTTTAGCTGTTGTAACTCGAGGTAAGTTCCCTATTCAAATTAAGGATGCGTTAAGTGTTGTTAATGATATTAAGAGTTCTATGAATGTTTTGTTCCCAACATTAAGTAGCTTTTCGATTTTTGAAGAATTATTATCAAAGTACGAACCTGTTGGTTTGAAAATTCATGATTTTGAAATTGCAAGCATTGGGTTAGGTAACCAGATTTCTCAAGTAGCAACATTTAACCGTAAGGATTTTGTTGAAATAAAAGAAATTAATTTAATTAGTCTATCATGA
- a CDS encoding type II toxin-antitoxin system HicA family toxin, producing the protein MSDRLKLCSGTDAVKKFQRKGWIIKRQKGSHIMLTKH; encoded by the coding sequence ATGAGTGACAGGTTAAAACTTTGTTCCGGGACAGATGCTGTAAAAAAGTTCCAGCGAAAAGGATGGATAATAAAAAGACAAAAGGGATCTCATATTATGCTGACCAAACATTGA
- a CDS encoding type II toxin-antitoxin system HicB family antitoxin: MKLDVLIEKDETGYYVAEVPALPGCLSQGKTLAEAEENIKEAIELWLEVMNEKTPPLQQEQKNISAKELLLKYE, translated from the coding sequence ATGAAATTAGATGTGCTTATAGAAAAAGACGAAACCGGCTATTATGTAGCAGAGGTTCCTGCATTACCGGGCTGTTTGTCGCAGGGAAAGACACTTGCCGAAGCGGAAGAAAACATCAAAGAAGCCATTGAATTATGGTTGGAAGTGATGAATGAAAAAACACCCCCCCTGCAACAAGAGCAAAAAAATATTTCCGCAAAAGAATTGCTGTTGAAGTATGAGTGA
- a CDS encoding cyanophycinase, whose protein sequence is MDNPKGKLIAIGGSEDKGTEEEPVLLQQLSLNFFQPEILNRIVTEIKGVDSHIEIITTASSIPEEIGEKYIEGFGNLGCSNVGVLHIRSREDVQIPEYVERISKADGVMFTGGNQLRLSTILGGTEFLEILQQRYRNENFVIAGTSAGAMAMSNTMIYQGSSSEALLKGQVKITTGLAFMQDVIIDSHFVKRGRFGRLAQAVVSNPSCIGIGLGENTGVLITGGSKMEAIGSGLVIIVDGHDIRHSNITEIEQGKPISIENLTVHVLAKGNVYNVKERSFAVNTIGEKI, encoded by the coding sequence ATGGATAATCCCAAAGGTAAATTAATAGCCATAGGAGGCAGCGAGGATAAAGGCACGGAAGAAGAACCGGTTTTACTGCAGCAATTATCGCTGAATTTTTTCCAACCGGAGATATTAAACCGGATAGTAACTGAAATAAAAGGGGTAGATTCCCATATTGAAATTATTACTACTGCATCTTCAATACCAGAAGAAATAGGTGAAAAGTACATAGAAGGATTTGGTAATCTGGGTTGCAGCAATGTTGGTGTTTTGCATATCAGGAGCAGAGAAGATGTACAAATACCTGAATATGTGGAACGGATATCAAAAGCAGATGGTGTGATGTTTACAGGAGGTAATCAATTGAGGTTAAGCACGATCTTGGGTGGGACAGAATTTCTTGAGATCTTACAACAAAGATACAGGAATGAAAATTTTGTGATCGCAGGAACCAGTGCAGGCGCTATGGCTATGTCTAACACCATGATCTACCAGGGAAGCAGTTCAGAGGCGCTTTTAAAAGGACAGGTGAAAATCACTACCGGTCTGGCTTTTATGCAGGATGTGATAATCGATTCTCATTTTGTAAAAAGAGGAAGATTTGGCCGGCTGGCCCAGGCAGTTGTGAGCAATCCATCTTGTATAGGGATCGGTTTGGGAGAAAATACCGGTGTGTTAATTACAGGTGGTTCTAAAATGGAAGCTATTGGATCAGGATTGGTTATAATCGTTGACGGCCATGATATCCGCCATAGCAACATCACCGAAATAGAGCAGGGAAAGCCCATCTCTATTGAAAACCTTACCGTACACGTTTTGGCTAAAGGAAATGTGTATAATGTGAAAGAGAGAAGTTTTGCCGTAAATACAATTGGGGAGAAAATATAA
- the cphA gene encoding cyanophycin synthetase, whose protein sequence is MKILEIKAMRGPNYWSVRRHKLIVMRLDLEDMDHRPTNKIRGFYGRLKKMLPGLYEHRCSPGKPGGFFQRVKKGTWMGHVIEHISLEIQSLAGMECGFGRTRSTGEPGIYNVVFSYMEEKVGRYAAKASVSIAEALTEGTEYDLEGDIQAMREIREDERLGPSTGSIVQEAISRGIPYIRMNNQSFVQLGYGINQRRIRATITSQTSDIAVEIACDKEETKDLLQKANIPVAKGAIITTQRELKKAVKHLGYPLVTKPVDGHQGKGATINITNWDEAVKGFVAAGDYSIKVVIEKFVTGFDFRLLVINYKFVAAALRTPAHVEGDGKSSIQQLIDKVNKDPRRGYGHENVLTEIRVDEMTKNILNIAGRKLDSVLPKGEQFYLKTTANLSTGGTATDVSDTVHPYNIFMAERIARIIGLDICGIDIMAPDLTMPVNENGGAILEVNAAPGFRMHLAPTEGLPRNVAEPVIDMLYPQNNTATIPIITVTGTNGKTTTVRLIAHILKTVDYKVGFTTTDGIYIQNRMLEVGDCTGPRSAEFVLKDPTVNFAVLECARGGILRAGLGFLRCDAAVVTNIAGADHLGLKDIHTAEEMARVKSVVPETVFRNGYAILNADDDLVFGMKKNLDCKIALFSMDEKNPRIKKHCNDGGLATIVENGYITICKGNWKIRVDKVVNIPLTFSGKAIFNIQNILPAVLAGFVRNIKIEDIRVALQTFIPSPAQTPGRMNFFQFKEFEVLVDFAHNTEGFKALGKFLEKVETSPKIGIIAGVGDRRDEDLIELGALSARMYDEIIIRCDKNLRGRPVQELIDLLVEGIHSQDNDKPWKAIPNELEAIAYALKNAPKGSLNIICSDTIPEALDLVKKLKEEEDKFVLTKADIS, encoded by the coding sequence ATGAAAATATTAGAGATCAAAGCTATGCGCGGACCGAACTATTGGTCGGTAAGGAGGCACAAGCTAATAGTAATGCGGCTTGACCTTGAGGATATGGATCACCGTCCTACCAATAAGATCAGGGGATTTTATGGGCGGCTTAAGAAAATGCTGCCGGGTTTGTATGAACACCGGTGTTCCCCGGGTAAACCTGGCGGTTTTTTTCAAAGAGTAAAGAAGGGTACCTGGATGGGACATGTGATTGAACATATTTCGCTTGAAATACAATCGCTTGCCGGCATGGAATGTGGATTTGGAAGGACAAGGTCAACAGGTGAGCCGGGTATCTACAACGTTGTATTTTCTTATATGGAAGAAAAAGTAGGACGGTATGCTGCAAAAGCTTCTGTGAGCATTGCAGAAGCGCTTACAGAAGGAACAGAATATGATCTTGAAGGTGATATCCAGGCTATGCGCGAGATACGTGAAGATGAACGATTAGGGCCCAGCACCGGTTCAATCGTCCAGGAAGCTATCAGCAGAGGTATCCCTTACATACGAATGAACAATCAATCTTTTGTTCAATTAGGCTATGGTATTAATCAGAGACGTATCCGGGCAACGATCACAAGCCAGACCAGTGATATTGCTGTTGAAATTGCCTGTGATAAGGAAGAAACAAAAGACCTTCTCCAAAAAGCAAATATACCAGTTGCAAAAGGCGCGATAATAACTACGCAACGGGAGCTTAAAAAAGCGGTTAAACATCTTGGCTATCCTTTGGTAACCAAGCCTGTGGACGGACACCAGGGAAAAGGAGCTACGATCAATATTACCAATTGGGATGAGGCAGTAAAAGGTTTTGTAGCTGCCGGGGATTATTCAATAAAAGTGGTCATAGAAAAATTTGTTACGGGGTTTGATTTCAGGTTATTGGTTATTAATTATAAGTTCGTAGCAGCTGCATTGCGGACTCCGGCTCACGTAGAAGGTGATGGAAAGTCGTCCATTCAACAATTGATTGATAAAGTAAATAAGGACCCGCGAAGGGGGTATGGGCATGAAAATGTACTCACAGAGATCAGGGTGGATGAGATGACAAAAAATATTTTGAATATAGCCGGGCGTAAACTCGATTCTGTTTTACCCAAAGGTGAGCAGTTTTATTTAAAAACTACTGCCAACCTCAGTACGGGTGGAACGGCAACAGATGTTAGCGATACGGTACATCCCTACAATATTTTTATGGCTGAGCGCATAGCAAGGATTATTGGGTTGGATATTTGCGGTATTGATATTATGGCGCCTGATCTTACTATGCCCGTCAATGAAAACGGGGGGGCTATTTTAGAGGTAAACGCTGCACCGGGTTTCAGGATGCATCTTGCTCCTACCGAGGGTTTGCCGAGAAATGTTGCTGAGCCGGTGATTGATATGCTTTACCCCCAGAACAATACCGCTACCATCCCGATCATTACAGTCACAGGTACCAATGGTAAAACAACCACTGTCAGGTTGATCGCCCATATATTAAAAACGGTAGATTACAAAGTAGGGTTTACTACAACAGATGGTATTTACATACAAAACAGGATGCTTGAAGTTGGTGATTGTACCGGGCCGCGAAGCGCTGAATTTGTACTGAAAGATCCTACCGTAAATTTTGCTGTGCTGGAATGTGCAAGAGGCGGCATACTAAGAGCCGGGTTAGGTTTCCTTCGTTGCGATGCAGCCGTGGTGACCAATATTGCAGGTGCGGACCACCTGGGATTGAAAGACATCCATACAGCAGAAGAAATGGCAAGGGTTAAATCTGTTGTACCTGAAACTGTATTTCGAAACGGATATGCAATTCTAAATGCCGATGACGACCTGGTATTTGGTATGAAAAAAAATCTCGATTGCAAAATAGCCTTATTCAGTATGGATGAAAAAAACCCGCGCATTAAAAAACATTGTAATGATGGCGGGTTGGCAACAATTGTTGAAAACGGATACATTACGATTTGCAAAGGTAACTGGAAGATAAGAGTGGATAAAGTGGTAAATATTCCGTTGACCTTCTCGGGTAAAGCGATCTTTAATATACAAAATATACTTCCTGCTGTGCTTGCCGGTTTTGTCCGCAATATTAAAATAGAAGATATACGGGTTGCTTTGCAAACTTTTATACCTTCTCCCGCACAAACTCCGGGGAGGATGAATTTTTTCCAGTTCAAAGAATTTGAAGTACTGGTTGATTTTGCACATAATACTGAAGGATTTAAGGCCCTTGGAAAATTTCTTGAAAAAGTAGAGACCAGCCCCAAAATAGGGATCATCGCAGGGGTTGGAGACCGCAGAGATGAAGACCTTATAGAGCTTGGAGCATTGTCTGCACGGATGTATGATGAAATCATCATTCGCTGTGACAAAAATTTAAGAGGAAGACCGGTTCAGGAACTCATTGACTTACTTGTTGAAGGAATTCACTCACAGGATAATGACAAACCGTGGAAAGCTATTCCGAATGAGCTGGAAGCCATTGCATACGCGCTCAAAAACGCCCCAAAAGGGTCATTAAATATTATTTGCAGCGATACGATTCCCGAAGCCCTTGACTTAGTTAAAAAACTTAAGGAAGAGGAGGATAAGTTTGTGCTTACGAAGGCGGATATTTCGTAG
- a CDS encoding endonuclease/exonuclease/phosphatase family protein: MLNKIILFSFVIITCSCRQNTTAQNYTIASYNVENLFDTFDDSLQWGDDEFLPSGKKQWDLKKYNDKLNKLSEVISQLGDGDGPEIIGLSEVENLKVVEDLFNTKKLQQYNYSIIHQDSPDKRGIDVAFVYKEDIYKPITYKTYTIDFHNEPDYKTRDFLLVIGVLAETDTIIFILNHWPSRSGGVKAEYKREYVASKVRDVVNLIFGINNNSKIIIMGDFNDEPSNKSIYKVLKAKEGFSNLKTGELYNPWYSLEKENQGSYCYRGDWSMLDQIILSTPLVNNKNIHYKINSATIFAPEWLKQHNSEFYEGYPLRTFAGQKYLGGYSDHFAVYITLSVK, from the coding sequence ATGCTAAATAAAATTATCCTTTTCAGTTTTGTAATAATTACCTGCTCATGCAGGCAAAATACTACAGCACAAAATTACACTATTGCATCGTACAATGTTGAAAATTTATTTGATACTTTCGATGATTCGCTACAATGGGGAGACGATGAATTCCTGCCCTCGGGTAAAAAACAATGGGATTTAAAAAAATACAACGATAAGCTCAATAAACTTTCAGAAGTTATCTCACAGTTAGGTGATGGGGATGGTCCTGAAATTATCGGTCTCTCTGAAGTAGAAAACCTCAAAGTAGTGGAGGACTTATTCAATACAAAGAAATTACAGCAATATAATTATTCAATTATTCACCAGGATTCACCCGATAAGCGGGGAATTGATGTTGCTTTTGTTTATAAAGAAGATATTTACAAACCAATAACCTATAAAACTTATACAATTGATTTCCACAATGAACCTGATTATAAAACCAGGGATTTCTTATTGGTAATAGGAGTATTAGCTGAAACGGATACTATTATTTTTATTTTGAATCATTGGCCATCACGTTCGGGTGGAGTAAAAGCAGAATATAAAAGAGAATATGTAGCGTCAAAGGTGCGAGATGTGGTTAATTTGATATTTGGAATAAATAATAACAGTAAAATTATAATTATGGGAGATTTTAATGACGAACCTTCCAATAAGAGTATTTATAAAGTATTAAAAGCAAAGGAAGGTTTTTCAAACTTAAAAACAGGAGAATTGTATAATCCATGGTATTCATTAGAGAAAGAAAACCAGGGAAGTTATTGTTATAGAGGCGATTGGAGTATGTTAGACCAAATTATTCTTTCCACTCCTTTGGTAAACAATAAAAACATACATTATAAAATAAATTCAGCCACGATCTTTGCACCGGAATGGTTGAAACAACATAATAGTGAATTTTATGAAGGTTACCCACTCAGAACATTCGCAGGCCAAAAATATTTAGGCGGCTACAGCGACCATTTCGCAGTGTATATAACGCTATCTGTCAAATAG
- a CDS encoding endonuclease/exonuclease/phosphatase family protein: MKKGKREKGNKEIEGNLHLPTLPGGHPLGVTSSIFHQTSSIFHLPPSIFHLFIFFSFVIITCSSRQNTTAQNYTIASYNVENLFDTFDDPLQWGDDEFLPLSKRQWNLKKYNDKLEKLSEVISQLGDEDGPEIIGLSEVENLKVVEDLFNTKKLQQYNYSIIHQDSPDKRGIDVAFVYKEDIYKPITYKTYTIDFHNEPDYKTRDFLLVIGVLAETDTIIFILNHWPSRSGGVKAEYKREYVASKVRDVVNLIFGINNNSKIIIMGDFNDEPSNKSIYKVLKAKEGFSNLKTGELYNPWYSLEKENQGSYCYRGDWNMLDQIIISTALVNNKNIHYKINSATIFAPEWLKQHNSQYYDGYPLGTFWGKKYLSGYSDHFPVYIILSK; this comes from the coding sequence ATGAAAAAGGGAAAAAGGGAAAAAGGTAATAAGGAAATAGAGGGAAATCTACATCTTCCCACCCTTCCGGGTGGGCACCCGTTAGGGGTGACATCTTCCATCTTCCATCAAACATCTTCCATCTTCCACCTTCCACCTTCCATTTTCCATCTATTTATCTTTTTCAGTTTTGTAATAATTACCTGCTCATCCAGGCAAAATACTACAGCACAAAATTACACTATTGCATCATACAATGTTGAAAATTTATTTGATACTTTCGATGATCCGCTACAATGGGGAGATGACGAATTTCTGCCTTTAAGCAAAAGGCAATGGAATTTAAAAAAATACAACGATAAGCTTGAAAAACTTTCAGAAGTGATATCACAGTTGGGTGATGAGGATGGTCCTGAAATTATCGGTCTCTCTGAAGTAGAAAACCTCAAAGTAGTGGAGGACTTATTCAATACAAAGAAATTACAGCAATATAATTATTCAATTATTCACCAGGATTCACCCGATAAGCGGGGAATTGATGTTGCTTTTGTTTATAAAGAAGATATTTACAAACCAATAACCTATAAAACTTATACAATTGATTTCCACAATGAACCTGATTATAAAACCAGGGATTTCTTATTGGTAATAGGAGTATTAGCTGAAACGGATACTATTATTTTTATTTTGAATCATTGGCCATCACGTTCGGGTGGAGTAAAAGCAGAATATAAAAGAGAATATGTAGCGTCAAAGGTGCGAGATGTGGTTAATTTGATATTTGGAATAAATAATAACAGTAAAATTATAATTATGGGAGATTTTAATGACGAACCTTCCAATAAGAGTATTTATAAAGTATTAAAAGCAAAGGAAGGTTTTTCAAACTTAAAAACAGGAGAATTGTATAATCCATGGTATTCATTAGAGAAAGAAAACCAGGGAAGTTATTGTTATAGAGGCGATTGGAATATGTTAGACCAAATTATTATTTCCACTGCTTTGGTAAACAATAAAAACATACATTATAAAATAAATTCAGCCACGATCTTTGCACCGGAATGGTTAAAACAACATAACAGTCAATATTATGATGGTTACCCGCTCGGAACATTTTGGGGCAAAAAATATTTAAGCGGTTATAGCGATCATTTCCCGGTGTATATTATACTATCAAAATAA
- the gldC gene encoding gliding motility protein GldC, translating to MKKSEIKITIVLDKDNVPESISWKATDAGNQPQFAKALNIALWDKQTKSTIKIDLWTKDMPVDEMKRFYVDTIGAMADSIETATNDEKMVKDMKELCGKLAKRILEEKRKGNN from the coding sequence ATGAAAAAATCTGAAATAAAAATTACCATCGTATTGGATAAGGACAATGTCCCCGAATCGATAAGCTGGAAAGCTACCGATGCAGGTAATCAACCGCAGTTTGCCAAAGCGCTTAACATTGCCCTATGGGACAAACAAACTAAAAGCACCATAAAAATAGACCTGTGGACAAAAGATATGCCGGTTGACGAAATGAAAAGATTTTATGTTGATACGATCGGGGCGATGGCTGATAGTATTGAAACAGCTACGAATGATGAAAAAATGGTGAAGGATATGAAGGAGCTTTGTGGAAAGTTAGCGAAGCGTATTTTGGAGGAGAAGAGGAAAGGTAACAACTAA
- a CDS encoding glycosyltransferase family 1 protein — protein sequence MKIAILGTRGIPNQYGGFEQFAQYLSKGLAEKGHQVYVYNPHDHSWQNKLWNKVNIIHKYDPEFLIGKFGQFIYDFNCILDSRKRKFDLILQLGYTSNAVWWWLLPKKSTTVVTNMDGLEWKNVRYNPLVRKFLKFAESLAVHHSHYHIADSVGIQNYLKKQYHIEAKYIPYGATPFAGSDEPVPTKEGSVLKQYRLQPYKYDMLIARLVPDNNIEMILEAATNTSIQRDFLVIGNYKTKYGNFLKKKFVNKNIKWVGTIFDQNILNNLRFYSNLYFHGHSTGGTNPSLLEAMACSALICAHNNQFNRAVLGNDAYYFMDKDDITKVYLTINKNKNEQTKIQSNLKKIRTLYSKEKIINEYADFFNKI from the coding sequence ATGAAAATCGCAATCCTCGGCACCCGCGGCATCCCCAACCAATACGGTGGCTTTGAACAGTTTGCCCAATACCTGTCAAAAGGATTGGCTGAAAAAGGCCACCAGGTCTATGTATATAACCCCCATGATCATTCCTGGCAAAACAAATTATGGAATAAAGTTAATATAATTCATAAATATGATCCGGAATTTTTAATTGGCAAATTCGGGCAATTTATCTATGACTTTAACTGTATCCTGGATAGCAGAAAAAGAAAATTTGACCTGATATTACAGCTTGGCTATACCAGCAACGCTGTATGGTGGTGGCTTCTGCCGAAAAAAAGCACGACCGTTGTTACCAATATGGATGGGCTGGAGTGGAAAAATGTCCGGTATAATCCATTAGTAAGAAAGTTTCTAAAATTTGCTGAATCCTTAGCTGTTCATCACAGCCATTATCATATCGCTGATTCAGTGGGTATTCAAAATTATTTGAAAAAGCAATATCATATAGAAGCTAAATACATTCCTTATGGAGCAACTCCTTTTGCAGGATCTGATGAACCTGTTCCAACAAAGGAGGGGTCGGTATTAAAACAATATAGATTACAACCGTATAAATATGATATGTTAATCGCCCGGTTAGTGCCGGATAATAATATTGAAATGATCCTGGAAGCGGCTACTAATACTTCAATTCAGCGCGATTTCCTGGTAATCGGTAACTATAAAACAAAATATGGAAACTTTTTAAAGAAAAAATTTGTCAATAAAAACATAAAGTGGGTGGGCACGATCTTTGACCAGAATATTTTAAACAACCTTAGGTTCTATTCAAACCTTTATTTTCATGGCCATTCTACCGGTGGCACAAATCCATCGCTTTTAGAAGCAATGGCCTGCAGTGCTTTAATTTGTGCACATAACAATCAGTTCAACCGTGCTGTTCTGGGAAATGATGCTTATTATTTCATGGATAAAGATGATATAACGAAGGTATATTTAACGATCAATAAGAATAAAAATGAGCAAACAAAAATTCAATCCAACTTAAAAAAGATCCGTACATTATATTCTAAAGAAAAAATTATTAATGAGTATGCAGATTTTTTTAATAAAATATAA
- a CDS encoding Rpn family recombination-promoting nuclease/putative transposase — protein sequence MRFVDVKNDVAFRKIFGSENKKEILISFLNAVLKLKNERKIKNIDILNPFQAPKIKGFKETIIDIRAKDRRGVSFIIEMQVAEKLGFDKRVQFYISKEYSSQIIKGDLYPKLNQVVFIGILDFNYFSGNNYLTQHLILNTDTLKQELKDLEFNFIELPKFNKKEKELSGLIDKWVYFVKNAENLEIRPDNIKDKGLEDAYELAEMFNWSGEELRLYDYMSMRKQDHRGEWELFVERGIKKGVEKAEKKAEKAAGQREVEIVKEFYKNGVAIKIIANSTGLSVEKIKSILKIK from the coding sequence ATGAGATTTGTTGATGTAAAAAATGATGTTGCTTTTAGAAAAATTTTTGGCAGCGAAAATAAAAAAGAAATACTTATATCATTTCTTAATGCTGTGTTAAAATTAAAAAATGAACGAAAAATAAAAAACATAGACATTTTAAACCCTTTTCAAGCGCCAAAGATAAAAGGATTTAAGGAAACAATAATTGATATAAGAGCAAAAGATCGAAGAGGAGTTTCTTTTATTATAGAAATGCAAGTAGCTGAAAAATTAGGTTTTGATAAAAGGGTTCAATTTTACATCTCCAAAGAATATTCCTCCCAAATAATAAAAGGTGATCTGTACCCGAAATTAAACCAGGTTGTTTTTATCGGTATTCTTGATTTTAATTATTTCTCAGGCAACAATTATCTTACCCAACATTTAATATTAAATACTGATACGTTAAAGCAAGAATTAAAAGACCTGGAATTTAATTTTATTGAATTACCCAAATTTAACAAAAAAGAAAAAGAGCTTAGTGGTCTGATAGATAAATGGGTATATTTTGTAAAAAATGCAGAAAATCTTGAAATAAGACCAGATAATATAAAAGATAAAGGACTGGAAGATGCTTATGAACTAGCAGAAATGTTTAATTGGTCTGGTGAAGAATTAAGATTATATGATTATATGTCTATGAGAAAACAAGATCACAGAGGTGAATGGGAATTGTTTGTTGAAAGAGGAATTAAAAAAGGCGTTGAAAAAGCTGAAAAAAAGGCTGAAAAAGCCGCTGGGCAAAGAGAAGTTGAAATAGTCAAAGAATTTTACAAAAATGGAGTTGCTATTAAAATAATAGCTAATTCTACAGGACTTTCTGTAGAGAAAATAAAGAGTATCCTGAAAATAAAATAA
- a CDS encoding glycosyltransferase family 4 protein, producing the protein MSIKIAIIDPVGRKAGMDYYDLSLLKSMSELGVETYLFTNYAEENDKIKIFYLFNTNIHSKLKKLFNFISGYRKAFKICRKERVTKAIIHNFSTSLKDIIPFLISKIYKVKIISIAHDISDLANEDVGIIKKLIYNKYSDTIVAHNQFAYNELSKILKPKILKKVHMIKQGGYLDLVNPKITKQEGLKALNLSKKSKYILFFGQIKKVKGLDVLLNALPYIDENIILIIAGRPWKDDFNVYQKIIDLHKTENRVIKIIQYIPDNRRELLFKTADALIIPHKISYQSAVLLMGMSYGLPAIVSDLTVNREIIIDNENGILFKSEDKISLSKKINYLFKNKGLYLKIKKNALQTIKKEYSWDDIAKEYKILLEKI; encoded by the coding sequence ATGAGCATAAAAATAGCCATAATAGACCCTGTTGGTAGAAAAGCGGGAATGGATTATTATGACTTATCCCTCTTAAAATCAATGTCTGAATTAGGTGTTGAAACCTATTTGTTCACAAATTATGCAGAAGAAAATGATAAAATAAAGATCTTTTACCTCTTCAACACTAACATCCACAGTAAACTAAAAAAGCTGTTTAACTTTATTTCAGGTTATAGAAAGGCATTTAAAATTTGCAGAAAAGAAAGGGTAACAAAGGCAATTATTCATAATTTTTCAACATCACTAAAAGATATTATTCCTTTTTTGATTTCCAAAATTTATAAAGTTAAAATTATCTCTATAGCACATGATATTTCTGATCTTGCCAATGAAGATGTTGGAATTATTAAAAAATTAATCTATAACAAATATTCAGATACTATCGTAGCGCATAATCAATTTGCTTATAACGAATTATCTAAAATACTTAAACCCAAAATATTGAAGAAAGTTCACATGATAAAACAAGGGGGTTACTTAGATTTAGTAAATCCGAAAATAACTAAACAAGAGGGCTTAAAAGCATTAAATCTATCTAAAAAATCAAAATATATTCTTTTTTTCGGACAAATAAAAAAAGTAAAGGGCTTGGATGTCTTGTTAAATGCATTACCATATATTGATGAAAACATAATACTTATTATTGCGGGAAGACCCTGGAAAGACGATTTTAATGTCTATCAAAAAATAATTGATCTGCATAAAACAGAAAATAGAGTTATTAAAATAATACAATATATCCCTGATAATAGGAGAGAATTGTTATTCAAAACTGCTGATGCTTTAATTATTCCCCATAAAATTAGTTACCAAAGTGCTGTTTTATTAATGGGGATGAGTTATGGATTACCCGCTATCGTATCAGATTTAACAGTTAACAGAGAAATAATTATAGATAATGAAAATGGAATTTTATTTAAAAGTGAGGATAAAATTTCTCTATCTAAAAAAATAAATTATTTATTTAAGAATAAGGGATTATATCTGAAAATTAAAAAAAATGCACTACAAACAATAAAAAAAGAATATTCATGGGATGATATTGCGAAGGAATATAAAATACTATTAGAAAAAATTTAA